In a single window of the Raphanus sativus cultivar WK10039 chromosome 9, ASM80110v3, whole genome shotgun sequence genome:
- the LOC108824930 gene encoding putative BTB/POZ domain-containing protein At2g40440 has translation MGTQTNKELFLHGFVKLLREQHADSARSEVFKTIFESDNFKASSRLETTTFSELKQEELEALVEFIYSDGSMLSKKGKQHVWSLYRAAEKYEIPHLLDLCRNELTSSLCSSNDLQVLVLSQIPSDKAVSDAAISVIKAQKYTISNSKEFEGFIVDHPSLTVEIRKALRIYISGNISEFCLTENL, from the exons ATGGGGACTCAAACAAACAAAGAGCTTTTCTTGCATGGATTTGTAAAGCTTCTAAGAGAACAGCACGCCGAT TCTGCAAGATCAGAGGTGTTTAAGACGATATTTGAATCAGACAATTTTAAGGCTTCGTCCAGGCTGGAAACAACCACTTTCTCAGAGCTGAAACAAGAAGAATTAGAGGCTCTCGTTGAGTTCATTTATAGCGACGGCTCTATGCTTTCTAAGAAAGGGAAGCAACACGTTTGGTCACTCTATCGTGCAGCTGAAAAATATGAGATTCCGCATCTACTTGACCTGTGCAGAAACGAGCTTACATCATCTCTTTGCTCTTCGAATGATCTTCAAGTTCTTGTGCTTTCCCAAATCCCATCAGACAAAGCCGTCAGTGATGCTGCGATCAGCGTTATCAAAGCCCAGAAATATACGATTTCTAACTCTAAGGAGTTCGAGGGTTTCATCGTCGATCACCCAAGTCTTACCGTGGAGATAAGGAAGGCTctaagaatatatatttctgGGAACATTAGTGAATTTTGTTTGACTGAAAACCtctaa
- the LOC108825944 gene encoding uncharacterized protein LOC108825944: MKEETAMEEPERKIPRKIASLDDDELWAGFKWEETDKILSGEIKPKTLITTYHMSPSSTRYPERGPFLAREMEAVFPNSKYMTREPNEMLDSIIALARKNDCTSLILARSNSPREDIIYILNLLNNATAVFRVIDLVPREDIPNRSDPISALYPSIQMRGFESPASVGTAKMIQALFPCVPPVRGRRSIAWFEKQKNYIFFRHSGYFKKETVEGQPPPSVPMLIKGMWTSFCAPVHWFTFI; this comes from the exons atgaaggaggaAACGGCCATGGAAGAGCCAGAGAGGAAGATCCCGAGGAAGATAGCGAGCCTGGATGATGATGAG CTCTGGGCAGGATTTAAATGGGAGGAAACAGATAAGATCTTGAGTGGTGAAATCAAACCCAAAACCTTGATCACTACCTACCATATGTCCCCATCTTCT ACACGATATCCTGAGAGGGGACCATTTCTTGCGAGAGAGATGGAAGCGGTGTTCCCCAATTCTAAATACATGACCAGAGAGCCCAACGAAATGCTTGATTCT ATCATAGCATTAGCGAGAAAGAATGATTGTACATCTCTCATCCTCGCTCGTTCAAATTCTCCCAGAGAGG ATATAATCTATATCCTAAACTTGCTGAATAATGCCACCGCTGTGTTTAGGGTTATTGATCTCGTCCCACGGGAGGATATTCCg AATCGGTCTGATCCCATTAGTGCCCTCTACCCGAGTATTCAGATGAGAGGTTTTGAGTCTCCTGCCAGTGTTGGCACTGCCAA aatgaTACAAGCTCTCTTCCCCTGTGTCCCTCCTGTCCGTGGTCGAAGGAGTATTGCATGGTTCGAGAAGCAAAAAAACTATATCTTTTTCCGACATTCTGG TTACTTCAAAAAGGAAACCGTTGAAGGACAACCTCCTCCTAGTGTTCCCATGCTGATAAAGG GAATGTGGACCTCGTTTTGCGCTCCAGTTCACTGGTTTACATTTATTTGA